The Bordetella sp. FB-8 genome includes a window with the following:
- the dksA gene encoding RNA polymerase-binding protein DksA, with translation MATKAASKKSNKSEATVDLPSEKELLAMPDADYMNDRQLAFFKERLKQLEQDILANAGETTEHLRETQFVPDPADRATIEEEHALELRTRDRERKLLKKVQQAIARIDNGEYGWCEETGEPIGIPRLLARPTATLSLEAQERREMRQKLYGD, from the coding sequence ATGGCAACGAAGGCAGCAAGCAAAAAATCAAACAAGTCGGAAGCGACCGTCGACCTGCCCAGCGAAAAGGAATTGCTGGCCATGCCCGACGCCGACTACATGAACGATCGCCAGCTGGCTTTCTTCAAGGAACGGCTCAAGCAGCTCGAACAGGACATCCTGGCCAACGCCGGCGAAACCACCGAGCACTTGCGCGAAACCCAGTTCGTACCCGATCCGGCCGACCGCGCCACGATCGAGGAAGAGCACGCTCTGGAGCTGCGCACGCGCGACCGCGAGCGTAAGCTGCTCAAGAAAGTGCAGCAGGCCATCGCCCGCATCGACAACGGCGAATACGGCTGGTGCGAGGAAACCGGCGAACCCATCGGCATCCCGCGCCTGCTGGCCCGCCCGACCGCGACGCTGTCGCTGGAAGCGCAGGAGCGCCGCGAAATGCGCCAGAAGCTGTACGGCGACTGA
- the dapF gene encoding diaminopimelate epimerase produces MLWNFTKMHGAGNDFVVLDGVRQTIAMTPERARALADRHFGIGADQILLVEPATHPDADFRYRIFNADGGEVEHCGNGARCFARFVHEQGLSDRNPLRAQIMTGIIVLDESDDEQVTVDMGSTRFDPEALPFDASGLAWRTQQQDTLWALPYESASIQGSADISIVAISNPHAVMVVDNVDTAAVAQVGPLVESHARFPKRVNAGFMQVLDPHNIRLRVYERGAGETLACGTGACAAVAAGVRRGLLASPVRVQTRGGVLTIAFDGRQLRMTGPAESVFNGAIDIDKLVFSLALTR; encoded by the coding sequence ATGCTCTGGAACTTCACCAAAATGCACGGCGCCGGCAACGATTTCGTCGTCCTGGACGGCGTGCGCCAAACCATCGCCATGACGCCCGAGCGCGCCCGCGCCCTGGCCGACCGTCATTTCGGCATCGGCGCCGACCAGATCCTGCTGGTCGAACCGGCCACCCATCCGGACGCCGATTTCCGCTATCGCATCTTCAACGCCGACGGCGGCGAAGTCGAACACTGCGGCAACGGCGCGCGCTGCTTCGCGCGCTTCGTCCACGAACAGGGCCTGTCCGACCGCAACCCCCTGCGCGCCCAGATCATGACCGGCATCATCGTGCTCGACGAAAGCGACGACGAACAAGTCACCGTCGACATGGGCAGCACCCGCTTCGATCCCGAAGCCCTGCCCTTTGACGCCAGCGGCCTGGCCTGGCGCACGCAGCAGCAAGACACGCTCTGGGCCCTGCCCTACGAATCCGCAAGCATCCAAGGCAGCGCCGACATCTCCATCGTCGCCATCTCCAATCCCCACGCCGTGATGGTGGTCGACAACGTCGACACCGCCGCGGTGGCCCAGGTCGGTCCGCTGGTCGAATCGCACGCGCGTTTTCCCAAGCGCGTCAACGCCGGTTTCATGCAAGTGCTGGATCCGCACAACATCCGCCTGCGCGTCTACGAGCGCGGCGCGGGCGAGACGCTGGCCTGCGGCACCGGCGCCTGCGCCGCCGTGGCGGCCGGCGTGCGCCGCGGCCTGCTGGCCAGCCCGGTGCGCGTGCAGACGCGCGGCGGCGTGCTCACCATCGCTTTTGACGGGCGCCAATTGCGCATGACCGGACCGGCCGAGTCCGTGTTCAACGGCGCGATCGACATCGACAAACTGGTTTTCTCTCTGGCCCTGACCCGCTGA
- a CDS encoding Fur family transcriptional regulator, with protein MSDRPTDTQNIEARLALADTLCAQRGKRLTPIRRKVLELLLRQGRSIKAYELLDAIKAEHHGAAPPTVYRALDFLVEEGLIHRLDAINAWSACHDAAGAPHDLLVVCTHCGAVAEISDPSMSRQLAERVARTGFALATHETEIRALCPDCQATQVQDHGHAH; from the coding sequence ATGTCCGACCGCCCGACCGACACGCAAAACATCGAGGCCCGGCTCGCCCTGGCCGACACGCTCTGCGCCCAGCGCGGCAAGCGGCTCACGCCCATACGCCGCAAGGTGCTGGAACTGCTGCTGCGCCAAGGCCGCAGCATCAAGGCCTACGAGCTGCTGGACGCCATCAAGGCCGAGCATCACGGCGCCGCGCCCCCCACCGTCTACCGCGCGCTGGACTTCCTGGTCGAGGAAGGCCTCATACACCGTCTGGACGCCATTAACGCCTGGAGCGCCTGCCACGACGCCGCCGGGGCCCCGCACGACCTGCTGGTGGTCTGCACCCATTGCGGCGCCGTGGCCGAGATCAGCGACCCGTCCATGAGCCGCCAGCTGGCCGAGCGCGTGGCCAGGACCGGCTTCGCCCTGGCCACCCACGAAACCGAAATCCGCGCCCTCTGCCCGGACTGCCAGGCCACGCAGGTCCAAGACCACGGCCATGCTCATTGA
- the metK gene encoding methionine adenosyltransferase, translating to MANNDFLFTSESVSEGHPDKVADQISDAILDAIFEQDPKSRVAAETLTNTGLVVLAGEITTNAHVDYIQVARDTIKRIGYDNTEYGIDYKGCAVLVAYDKQSNDIAQGVDHASDDYLNTGAGDQGLMFGYACDETPDLMPAPIYYAHRLVERQAQLRKDGRLPFLRPDAKSQITMRYVDGKPHSIDTVVLSTQHSPDQSETQTKMKASFIEAVIEEIIKPVLPKEWLNETRYLINPTGRFVVGGPQGDCGLTGRKIIVDTYGGACPHGGGAFSGKDPSKVDRSAAYAARYVAKNVVAAGLARQCQVQVSYAIGVAEPINITVYTEGTGLIPDEQIAKLVREHFDLRPKGIINMLDLLRPIYCKTAAYGHFGRPEPEFTWETTDKAAALKAAAGK from the coding sequence GTGGCCAACAACGATTTTCTCTTCACTTCCGAATCCGTGTCGGAAGGCCATCCCGACAAAGTTGCCGACCAGATCTCCGATGCGATCCTGGACGCCATTTTCGAACAAGACCCCAAGTCGCGCGTCGCCGCCGAAACCCTGACCAACACCGGCCTGGTCGTGTTGGCCGGCGAGATCACCACCAACGCGCACGTCGACTACATCCAGGTCGCGCGCGACACCATCAAGCGCATCGGCTACGACAACACCGAGTACGGCATCGACTACAAGGGCTGCGCGGTGCTGGTGGCCTACGACAAACAGTCCAACGACATCGCCCAGGGCGTTGACCACGCCAGCGACGATTACCTGAATACCGGCGCCGGCGACCAGGGGCTGATGTTCGGCTATGCCTGCGATGAAACCCCCGACCTGATGCCCGCGCCGATCTACTACGCGCACCGCCTGGTCGAGCGCCAGGCGCAGCTGCGCAAGGACGGCCGCCTGCCCTTTCTGCGCCCCGACGCCAAGTCGCAGATCACCATGCGCTACGTCGACGGCAAGCCGCACAGCATCGACACGGTCGTGCTGTCCACGCAGCACAGCCCCGACCAGTCCGAAACGCAGACCAAGATGAAGGCCAGCTTCATCGAGGCCGTGATCGAAGAGATCATCAAGCCCGTGCTGCCCAAGGAATGGCTCAATGAAACCCGCTACCTGATCAACCCCACCGGCCGCTTCGTCGTCGGCGGCCCGCAGGGCGACTGCGGCCTGACCGGCCGCAAGATCATCGTCGACACCTACGGCGGCGCCTGCCCGCACGGCGGCGGCGCGTTCTCGGGCAAGGACCCGTCCAAGGTCGACCGCTCGGCCGCCTACGCGGCGCGCTACGTGGCCAAGAACGTCGTGGCCGCCGGCCTGGCGCGCCAATGCCAGGTGCAGGTTTCGTACGCCATCGGGGTGGCCGAACCCATCAACATCACGGTCTATACCGAAGGCACGGGCCTCATCCCCGACGAGCAGATCGCCAAGCTGGTGCGCGAGCATTTCGACCTGCGCCCCAAGGGCATCATCAACATGCTCGACCTGCTGCGCCCGATCTACTGCAAGACGGCCGCCTACGGCCACTTCGGCCGTCCCGAACCCGAATTCACCTGGGAAACGACCGACAAGGCGGCTGCGCTCAAGGCTGCCGCGGGCAAGTAA
- a CDS encoding GTP-binding protein, giving the protein MNTPLASMVPVTILTGFLGAGKTTLLKRILSEYHGRRIAVIENEFGPESIDNDLLVQDSDEEIIELSNGCVCCTVRGDLMRTLNELRAKRQAGTLNFERVILETTGMANPGPVCQTFFMDDDIAEYYRLDAVITVVDAKHGMETLDTQPEAQKQVGFADRILVSKKDLVTDAEYRALRERLVRMNPRATIEAVNFGQADLKSILDISGFNLNSILDIDPQFLADVHPDAAHDHDHGHGHDHDHEHDHECGEHCDHEHPHPHHAHDDEIGAFVFRSNKPFDPARLEEFLGGVVQVYGPDLLRYKGILYMKGLNRRMLFQGVHMMMGAEPGKPWTSAEKPSTKMVFIGRKLPQEIFTRGLEQCLAG; this is encoded by the coding sequence ATGAATACCCCCCTAGCCTCCATGGTTCCGGTCACCATCCTCACCGGCTTTCTCGGCGCGGGCAAAACCACTTTGCTCAAGCGCATCCTGTCCGAATACCACGGACGGCGCATCGCCGTGATCGAAAACGAATTCGGACCCGAGAGCATCGATAACGACCTGCTGGTGCAGGACAGCGACGAGGAAATCATCGAGCTGTCCAACGGCTGCGTCTGCTGCACGGTGCGCGGCGACCTGATGCGCACGCTCAACGAGCTGCGCGCCAAGCGCCAGGCCGGCACGCTCAACTTCGAGCGCGTCATCCTCGAGACCACCGGCATGGCCAACCCCGGCCCGGTGTGCCAGACCTTCTTCATGGATGACGACATTGCCGAGTACTACCGCCTGGATGCGGTGATCACGGTGGTCGACGCCAAGCACGGCATGGAAACGCTCGACACCCAGCCCGAGGCGCAGAAACAGGTGGGCTTCGCCGACCGCATCCTGGTGTCCAAGAAGGACCTGGTCACCGACGCCGAATACCGCGCATTGCGCGAGCGCCTGGTGCGCATGAACCCGCGCGCCACCATCGAAGCGGTGAATTTCGGCCAGGCCGACCTGAAATCCATCCTGGACATCAGCGGCTTTAACCTGAACTCCATCCTGGACATCGACCCGCAATTCCTGGCCGACGTGCATCCCGATGCCGCACACGACCATGATCACGGCCATGGCCACGATCACGATCACGAGCACGATCACGAGTGCGGCGAACACTGCGACCACGAGCACCCTCACCCTCATCACGCCCACGATGATGAAATCGGCGCCTTCGTGTTCCGTTCGAACAAACCTTTCGACCCGGCCCGCCTCGAGGAGTTTCTCGGCGGCGTCGTGCAGGTTTACGGCCCGGACCTGCTGCGCTACAAAGGCATCCTTTACATGAAGGGCCTGAATCGCCGTATGCTTTTCCAAGGGGTACACATGATGATGGGCGCCGAACCCGGCAAGCCCTGGACGTCCGCTGAAAAGCCCTCGACCAAGATGGTGTTCATCGGACGCAAACTGCCCCAGGAGATTTTCACCCGGGGCCTGGAGCAGTGCCTGGCCGGTTGA
- a CDS encoding LysR family transcriptional regulator, giving the protein MTSMFDIDRYFARQMKLRHLHLLVALADLRTVGKVAAELCVTQPAVSKMVAEIEKGVGVALFERDGRRIRPTPYGDCLIRHARELLAHAQRASTELQAIADGTGGRLDVGVLSVAAPVLVPRAIALFKQYLPAVTVGLYEGTLDTLIPELRAGRLDLIVGRMPLGPLDPDLMHQPLLDDPVVIVAAGSHPLAQRRRVKWKELEGHAWIVPTASAPMYRRLLSVLASHGVRTPANTVESVVIAANVALLQSCAMLGLLPRSLAQHYEEAGALRILPLTLGGIMGSVCMTWLRVGEDTPAATLLRTCLDEAARGIQAG; this is encoded by the coding sequence ATGACTTCCATGTTTGACATCGATCGCTATTTTGCCCGCCAGATGAAACTGCGCCACCTGCATCTGCTCGTGGCGCTCGCCGACCTGCGCACGGTGGGCAAGGTGGCCGCCGAGTTGTGCGTCACCCAGCCGGCCGTGTCGAAAATGGTCGCCGAGATAGAGAAGGGCGTGGGTGTGGCGCTGTTCGAGCGCGATGGTCGCCGCATTCGGCCTACGCCCTACGGCGACTGCCTGATCCGCCACGCGCGCGAGCTGCTCGCGCATGCCCAGCGCGCCAGCACGGAATTGCAGGCCATAGCGGACGGTACGGGAGGGCGCCTCGATGTGGGCGTGTTGTCGGTCGCAGCGCCCGTGCTGGTCCCGCGCGCGATCGCCCTGTTCAAGCAGTATCTGCCCGCAGTGACGGTAGGCCTGTACGAGGGCACGCTCGATACGCTGATTCCCGAACTGCGCGCCGGGCGTCTGGACCTGATCGTCGGGCGGATGCCGCTCGGGCCGCTCGATCCGGATCTGATGCACCAGCCGCTGCTGGACGACCCGGTCGTCATCGTGGCCGCGGGCAGCCATCCGCTGGCGCAGCGCAGGCGCGTCAAATGGAAGGAACTCGAAGGCCATGCCTGGATCGTGCCGACGGCAAGCGCGCCCATGTACCGGCGCTTGCTTTCGGTGCTGGCTTCGCACGGCGTGCGCACGCCGGCCAATACGGTCGAGTCGGTCGTCATCGCGGCCAATGTCGCGCTATTGCAGTCGTGCGCCATGCTGGGCCTGCTGCCCAGATCGCTCGCTCAGCACTACGAAGAGGCCGGCGCCTTGCGCATCCTCCCCCTGACGCTGGGTGGCATCATGGGTTCGGTCTGCATGACCTGGCTGCGGGTGGGCGAGGACACGCCTGCGGCGACGCTGCTGCGCACCTGCCTGGACGAGGCGGCCAGGGGAATACAGGCCGGCTGA
- a CDS encoding DUF484 family protein, whose product MTHSAQDIADFLAQYPAFFEEHADVFTALRVPHPHSGQTVSLAERQIFTLRERNRELEWRINELARNAAANETIADRLAQWCAGLVSQTNPQHLPGAITLGLAEQFKIEHAALRLWNLPGLAADSGYAAGVSEDLRTFADSLKAPYCGNDTGFEAVSWLDAKPQSLALIALRPAEDPSSIGLLLLGSDDPARFDPDMGTMFLDTIARLSCAALKRLAGPAAG is encoded by the coding sequence ATGACCCATTCCGCCCAAGACATCGCCGACTTCCTCGCCCAGTATCCTGCCTTCTTCGAGGAGCACGCCGACGTGTTCACCGCCCTGCGCGTGCCGCACCCGCATTCCGGCCAGACCGTCTCACTGGCCGAACGGCAGATCTTCACGCTGCGCGAGCGCAACCGCGAACTGGAATGGCGCATCAACGAACTGGCGCGCAACGCCGCGGCCAACGAAACCATCGCGGACCGCCTGGCGCAGTGGTGCGCCGGCCTGGTCAGCCAGACCAATCCCCAGCACCTGCCCGGCGCCATCACTCTGGGCCTGGCCGAACAATTCAAGATCGAGCACGCGGCCCTGCGCCTGTGGAACCTGCCGGGCCTGGCTGCCGACAGCGGCTACGCCGCGGGCGTCTCCGAAGACCTGCGCACTTTCGCCGACAGCCTCAAGGCGCCTTACTGCGGCAACGACACCGGCTTTGAAGCCGTGTCCTGGCTCGACGCCAAGCCGCAGTCGCTGGCATTGATCGCGCTGCGCCCCGCCGAAGACCCATCGAGCATCGGCCTGCTGCTGCTCGGTTCGGACGACCCGGCACGCTTCGATCCCGACATGGGCACGATGTTTCTGGACACCATCGCCCGCCTGTCCTGCGCCGCGCTCAAGCGCCTGGCCGGACCCGCCGCCGGCTAG
- a CDS encoding lysophospholipid acyltransferase family protein has translation MLILIARLVAFLPLPVLQALGRALGRLVYAMPGKYRQRLQANAAQAGYTDPAFLRRAAAQVGAMILETPRIWFRNEDCMKRVVSEHEHIALDALAEGRGVLFLTPHLGSFEVTAWHGRLKHASPEKPGVVMYRIPRKAILASLLGVVRNAPNMRAVPANMKGVREFVRTLKRGGIAGMLPDQVPSAGEGVWAPFFGRMAYTVTLPGKLCMQTHSILIVTASERLPHGQGWRVHSARVPEPLPEDPAEQAALINAAMEQLIRRFPEQYLWGYNRYKTPRGAPPAPDADQYLR, from the coding sequence ATGCTTATACTCATCGCCCGGCTCGTCGCCTTCCTGCCCCTGCCGGTATTACAGGCGCTGGGCCGCGCGCTCGGCCGGCTGGTCTACGCCATGCCGGGCAAATACCGCCAGCGCCTGCAGGCCAACGCCGCGCAGGCCGGCTACACCGACCCGGCCTTCCTGCGCCGGGCCGCCGCCCAGGTGGGGGCGATGATCCTGGAAACCCCGCGCATCTGGTTCCGCAACGAAGACTGCATGAAGCGCGTGGTATCGGAGCACGAGCATATTGCGCTCGACGCATTGGCCGAAGGGCGCGGCGTCCTGTTTCTCACCCCGCACCTGGGCAGCTTCGAAGTCACCGCCTGGCATGGCCGCCTCAAGCACGCCTCGCCCGAAAAACCCGGCGTCGTCATGTACCGCATCCCGCGCAAGGCCATTCTGGCCTCGCTGCTGGGCGTCGTGCGCAACGCGCCCAATATGCGCGCCGTGCCCGCCAACATGAAGGGCGTGCGCGAATTCGTGCGCACACTCAAGCGCGGCGGAATCGCCGGCATGCTGCCCGACCAGGTCCCCAGCGCGGGCGAGGGCGTATGGGCGCCCTTCTTCGGCCGCATGGCCTACACAGTGACCCTGCCGGGCAAGCTGTGCATGCAGACCCACTCCATCCTCATCGTCACGGCCAGCGAACGCCTGCCCCATGGGCAAGGCTGGCGCGTACACAGCGCGCGCGTGCCCGAACCCCTGCCCGAAGACCCCGCCGAACAGGCCGCGCTCATCAACGCCGCGATGGAACAACTCATCCGCCGTTTCCCCGAGCAATACCTGTGGGGCTACAACCGCTACAAGACGCCGCGCGGCGCCCCGCCCGCGCCCGACGCGGACCAATACCTCCGCTGA
- a CDS encoding alpha/beta hydrolase, producing MPILHPDAAAVLKAGKEAGRRPHEAGTPEEARAGYAAGRAAALPAPIDVAQCRDLSAPGENGPVPMRLYRAAGTAAEAVLPCLLYFHGGGWMLGNLDTHDALCRHLAQACQACVIAVDYRLAPEHPYPAAIRDGASALSYVAREAARLRIDAARIAVGGDSAGGNIAAVLALMGRDGDLPRTAFQLLIYPATDLSMSTDSYRRVTVDSGVSLTDATMRFFIDHYAPAASDRQHWHASPLRAATLKDAPPALIVTCANDPLCDEGRAYARRLDDAGVPVTELHLNDQIHGFIAMGGVIGSVGPILDFAGAILRDRWRVGTASRP from the coding sequence ATGCCAATCCTGCATCCCGATGCCGCAGCAGTCCTGAAGGCCGGCAAAGAAGCGGGCAGACGGCCTCACGAGGCGGGAACGCCCGAAGAAGCCCGCGCTGGCTATGCGGCGGGCAGGGCGGCGGCGCTGCCCGCGCCCATCGACGTGGCCCAATGCCGGGATCTCTCGGCCCCCGGCGAGAACGGCCCGGTTCCCATGCGCCTTTATCGGGCCGCCGGCACCGCGGCCGAGGCGGTCCTGCCCTGCCTGTTGTATTTCCACGGAGGCGGCTGGATGCTGGGCAATCTGGACACCCACGATGCGCTGTGCCGCCACCTCGCACAGGCCTGCCAGGCTTGCGTCATCGCCGTCGACTACCGGCTCGCGCCGGAACATCCCTACCCTGCTGCGATCCGCGACGGTGCAAGCGCGCTTTCCTACGTTGCCCGCGAGGCTGCGCGGTTGCGCATCGACGCCGCCCGCATCGCCGTGGGCGGCGACAGCGCCGGGGGCAATATCGCGGCCGTGCTGGCCCTGATGGGCCGCGATGGCGACCTGCCCAGGACCGCCTTCCAGCTCCTGATCTATCCGGCGACCGACCTGTCCATGTCCACGGACAGCTATCGCCGGGTCACGGTGGACAGCGGCGTTTCGCTGACCGATGCGACAATGCGCTTTTTCATCGATCACTATGCGCCCGCCGCCTCCGATCGACAGCATTGGCATGCCTCGCCGCTGCGCGCGGCGACACTCAAGGACGCGCCGCCGGCCCTGATCGTGACCTGCGCCAACGACCCGCTTTGCGACGAGGGCCGCGCATATGCCCGCCGCCTGGACGATGCCGGCGTGCCCGTCACCGAACTGCACTTGAACGACCAGATCCACGGCTTCATCGCCATGGGCGGCGTTATCGGCTCGGTCGGTCCCATACTGGATTTCGCCGGTGCCATCCTGCGCGACCGCTGGCGGGTTGGCACCGCAAGCCGGCCCTAG
- a CDS encoding DUF1289 domain-containing protein gives MIPNPAGDLPGIEEKPSVFTMSDSPCVAVCTTLYDDVCRGCGRTAMEVANWVFFSDEEKQVVWARIRAEGYPRRP, from the coding sequence ATGATTCCCAACCCCGCAGGTGATCTGCCCGGCATCGAAGAAAAGCCGAGCGTCTTCACCATGTCCGACTCGCCCTGCGTGGCGGTCTGCACGACCCTGTACGACGACGTCTGCCGCGGTTGCGGCCGCACGGCCATGGAAGTGGCCAACTGGGTGTTTTTCAGCGACGAGGAAAAGCAGGTCGTCTGGGCCCGGATACGCGCCGAGGGATATCCGCGCAGGCCCTAG
- the xerC gene encoding tyrosine recombinase XerC — translation MSTEPVIVSEPAAQAPLAMPMQAWLQHLQTNRRYAGHTLAGYGRDLRRLAELAAQARLPLDRVANGHIRQFVARLHAQGLGPRSLARALAAWRGFYQWWVPQAGLPGNPVAGVRAPKAPRGLPKALSVEQAQGLLEHAGARAELHRADDPAAVRDAAMFELFYSSGLRLSELTGLDWRYLREDGYESRSWLNRAEAEVTVLGKGGKRRSVPVGKAALQAIDRWLAARDALLPPAAPPADRAALFLGARGRRIAARVVQLRLAALAQAAGLPAQVHPHVLRHSFASHVLQSAQDLRAVQEMLGHANISTTQIYTRLDFQHLARAYDQAHPRAGRKS, via the coding sequence ATGAGCACCGAGCCCGTCATCGTTTCGGAACCCGCCGCGCAGGCCCCGCTGGCGATGCCCATGCAGGCCTGGCTGCAGCACTTGCAGACCAACCGCCGCTACGCCGGCCACACGCTGGCCGGCTATGGCCGCGATCTGCGGCGCCTGGCCGAACTGGCCGCGCAGGCCAGGCTGCCGCTCGATCGCGTTGCCAACGGCCACATCCGCCAATTCGTCGCCCGCCTGCATGCCCAGGGCCTGGGGCCGCGCAGCCTGGCCCGCGCGCTGGCCGCCTGGCGCGGTTTCTACCAATGGTGGGTCCCGCAGGCCGGGCTGCCTGGCAATCCGGTGGCCGGCGTACGCGCGCCCAAGGCGCCGCGCGGGCTGCCCAAGGCCCTGTCGGTCGAGCAGGCCCAGGGCCTGCTCGAGCACGCCGGCGCCCGGGCCGAACTGCACCGCGCGGACGATCCGGCCGCCGTGCGCGACGCGGCCATGTTCGAGCTCTTCTATTCCAGCGGGCTGCGCCTGTCCGAACTCACCGGGCTGGACTGGCGCTACCTGCGCGAGGACGGCTACGAATCGCGCAGCTGGCTCAACCGCGCCGAGGCCGAAGTCACCGTGCTGGGCAAGGGCGGCAAGCGCCGCAGCGTGCCGGTGGGCAAGGCCGCGCTGCAGGCCATCGACCGCTGGCTTGCCGCGCGCGACGCGCTGCTGCCCCCGGCCGCGCCGCCCGCCGATCGGGCCGCCCTGTTCCTGGGCGCGCGCGGCCGGCGCATCGCCGCGCGCGTGGTGCAGCTGCGCCTGGCCGCGCTGGCCCAGGCCGCCGGCCTGCCCGCCCAGGTGCATCCGCACGTGCTGCGCCACAGCTTCGCCAGCCATGTGCTGCAATCGGCGCAGGACCTGCGCGCCGTGCAGGAAATGCTGGGGCATGCCAATATCTCCACTACCCAGATCTACACGCGGCTCGATTTTCAGCACCTGGCCCGCGCCTACGATCAGGCCCATCCGCGCGCCGGCCGCAAATCCTGA
- a CDS encoding lysophospholipid acyltransferase family protein: MDKIKYWLLAGLLRWFARMSTPARLRTGRFVTWLSMKLAKRRQGIVRRNLELCFPDETAQTRERWLREHFRALSQSFVDRGVLWYGSAQAVRDMVHMTGYENVKQQFDAGKPVLLLVPHFIALDATGTRFVLAMSGDKSELATMYTPQRDPVVNDIMNQGRARFGKIHLVSRHDGVRELVRHLRNLMPIYYLPDMDFGAQGAAFVPFFGIPAATLLATARLGQRAAVIPAFGFWDPGTGRYHVQFHPPLADFPGQDTLEAATARLNRELETWIRRCPSQYYWVHRRFKTRPEGEPSLY; the protein is encoded by the coding sequence ATGGACAAAATCAAATACTGGCTGCTGGCCGGGTTGCTGCGTTGGTTCGCGCGCATGAGCACCCCGGCGCGCCTGCGCACCGGCCGCTTCGTGACCTGGCTCTCGATGAAACTGGCCAAGCGCCGCCAAGGCATCGTGCGCCGCAATCTCGAACTGTGCTTTCCCGATGAGACCGCGCAGACGCGCGAACGCTGGCTGCGCGAGCACTTTCGCGCGCTCAGCCAATCCTTCGTCGATCGCGGCGTGCTCTGGTACGGCAGCGCACAGGCCGTCCGCGACATGGTCCATATGACCGGCTACGAAAACGTCAAGCAGCAATTCGACGCCGGCAAGCCCGTACTGCTGCTGGTGCCCCACTTCATTGCGCTGGACGCCACGGGCACGCGCTTCGTGCTGGCCATGAGCGGCGACAAGTCCGAACTGGCCACCATGTACACCCCGCAGCGCGACCCCGTGGTCAATGACATCATGAATCAGGGCCGCGCGCGCTTTGGCAAGATCCACCTGGTCAGCCGCCACGACGGCGTTCGCGAGCTGGTGCGCCACCTGCGCAACCTCATGCCCATCTATTACCTTCCCGACATGGACTTCGGCGCGCAAGGCGCCGCCTTCGTTCCCTTCTTCGGCATCCCCGCCGCCACCCTGCTGGCCACCGCCCGCCTGGGCCAGCGCGCCGCAGTGATTCCCGCCTTCGGGTTCTGGGATCCCGGCACCGGCCGCTACCACGTCCAATTCCACCCGCCGCTGGCCGACTTCCCTGGCCAAGACACATTGGAAGCGGCCACCGCGCGCCTGAACCGCGAACTCGAAACCTGGATCCGCCGCTGCCCCAGCCAGTACTACTGGGTACACCGGCGCTTCAAGACCAGGCCCGAGGGCGAGCCGTCGCTGTATTGA